Proteins encoded within one genomic window of Nordella sp. HKS 07:
- a CDS encoding CHAD domain-containing protein: MPKISVDHPAGEALRRTMRKTMRALAQDLEQARTGKTVHPARRRLKLARSLLRLMKPSLGSEVFQQENQALRTAAHALAALRLTEAMSEAIAKLKAATGDAEADQVVFAALEAAARELRADVVSPEETGRRIETALASIEELRPRIADWPLPKRDMRLFVQGMRACFAKARRLLREGLEREETPLLHEARKSVIHHLHHIELLSPLWPKLFKVWAGELQELREDLGDLNDLDDLSDEFARPDSPFAAIAQKDRALALIDRRRKSILARIANETGHLFAEEPKNFAARIDALWRHLAA, from the coding sequence GTGCCGAAGATCTCGGTGGATCATCCGGCAGGTGAGGCTTTGCGCCGGACGATGCGCAAGACCATGCGGGCATTGGCCCAGGACCTAGAACAGGCCCGAACCGGCAAGACCGTGCATCCGGCAAGGCGGCGCCTGAAGCTCGCCCGCAGCCTGCTGCGCCTGATGAAGCCGTCTCTGGGAAGTGAGGTCTTCCAGCAGGAAAACCAAGCCTTGCGCACCGCCGCCCATGCCCTTGCGGCACTCCGGCTGACCGAAGCCATGAGCGAAGCTATCGCCAAGCTCAAGGCCGCAACCGGCGACGCCGAGGCGGACCAGGTGGTGTTCGCCGCACTCGAGGCGGCGGCACGGGAGCTGCGCGCCGATGTGGTAAGCCCGGAGGAAACCGGCCGGCGCATAGAGACGGCCCTCGCCTCGATCGAGGAATTGCGCCCGCGCATCGCCGACTGGCCCCTGCCCAAGCGCGACATGCGCCTGTTCGTCCAGGGCATGCGCGCCTGCTTTGCCAAGGCCCGCCGGCTGCTGCGCGAGGGTCTCGAGCGGGAAGAGACGCCGCTGCTGCACGAAGCGCGCAAATCCGTCATCCATCACCTCCACCATATCGAGCTCTTAAGTCCTTTGTGGCCGAAGCTGTTCAAGGTCTGGGCGGGGGAACTGCAGGAACTGCGCGAGGATCTGGGCGACCTCAACGACCTCGACGATCTGTCCGACGAATTTGCCCGTCCCGACAGCCCCTTCGCCGCCATCGCCCAGAAGGACCGGGCCCTGGCCCTGATCGACCGGCGGCGCAAGTCCATCCTCGCCCGCATCGCCAACGAGACGGGGCATCTTTTTGCCGAGGAACCCAAGAACTTCGCCGCCCGTATCGACGCTTTATGGCGACATTTGGCGGCTTAG
- a CDS encoding inorganic diphosphatase, which translates to MARSKLLLELEPYDKKSGALRVIIETPKGSRNKYDYDPDSDTFELAKVLPEGMNFPFDFGFVPSTLAPDGDPLDVLVLTDAPAVPGCTLKARPLGAIEARQKEKGSDWIRNDRLIALAERARVHDSARSLDDLGPHVLKDIKGFFINYNRLFDKQFECIKDVGPKRAARLIEDAQKLFRKKH; encoded by the coding sequence ATGGCCCGCAGCAAACTGCTTCTGGAACTCGAACCTTACGATAAGAAATCAGGAGCATTGCGCGTCATCATCGAGACCCCAAAGGGCAGCCGCAACAAGTACGATTATGATCCGGACAGCGATACATTTGAGCTGGCAAAAGTTCTTCCCGAAGGCATGAATTTTCCATTTGATTTCGGCTTCGTGCCTTCGACGCTGGCCCCAGACGGCGATCCGCTCGACGTTCTGGTGCTGACGGATGCGCCTGCCGTGCCCGGATGCACACTGAAAGCCCGCCCACTGGGGGCCATTGAGGCTCGCCAGAAGGAAAAGGGCAGCGATTGGATTCGTAATGACAGATTAATCGCGCTGGCCGAGCGTGCCCGCGTGCACGATAGCGCGCGCAGCCTCGATGACCTTGGCCCCCACGTGCTCAAAGACATCAAGGGATTTTTCATCAACTACAATCGGCTCTTCGACAAACAATTCGAGTGCATTAAGGACGTCGGTCCAAAGCGGGCCGCGCGCCTTATCGAGGACGCACAAAAGCTCTTCCGAAAGAAACACTAG
- a CDS encoding recombinase family protein, translating into MKRWAIYARYSDEEKQNAKSIDDQVHECRAEIARKGGGDVVLTFADAGKSGFHTAQRPQYLAMVRALKERGFDALMAEDTDRLARSLKEMASLHDIAEYAGVELWTIVDGRLTMMHAAWKGISGQDFLRNLAVKTRRGLIGVVKRGGIPGGRCYGYDVAGTAKRTVNEGEATIVRRIFHEYSAGKSPRKIVADLNREGVPGPRGGLWRVSTLIGNPKRLNGTLNNPIYRGRLTFNRQSFRKDPETGRRIARENPADLWIYEEHPDLAIVDVDLWDEVQRRRANNLRGLRKLGEFRRPQSLLSGLIRCRVCGGPMTKAGAYYRCAERLNSGACSNGNGLAVERVEKITIEAVRAALQDPILIARFQKVFREEVERQLAVRRAGAGEIRKKLAELDRKIANLTRSLETGLDSQAVRERLHDLEYDRHQLAAELPNAEPKAQEKVRRMIPETHSLAAAMSANQNLAVVLAGKDTEALKLREDFRSTIAEIRSGPVDGRMTLEVDGKVRGLLQAAGDPEHVRHCWLRE; encoded by the coding sequence ATGAAGCGTTGGGCGATTTACGCGCGCTATAGCGACGAAGAAAAGCAGAATGCGAAATCGATCGACGATCAGGTGCACGAATGCCGCGCCGAGATCGCGCGCAAGGGCGGCGGTGACGTCGTCTTGACCTTCGCCGATGCCGGCAAGTCCGGTTTCCACACGGCACAGCGACCGCAGTATCTCGCCATGGTCCGTGCCCTGAAAGAGCGCGGCTTCGATGCGCTGATGGCGGAAGACACCGACCGTCTGGCGCGCTCGCTGAAGGAAATGGCCTCGCTCCACGACATCGCCGAATATGCGGGCGTCGAGCTGTGGACGATCGTCGACGGCCGCCTCACCATGATGCACGCCGCCTGGAAAGGCATTTCGGGTCAGGACTTCCTTCGCAATCTCGCGGTCAAGACCAGGCGCGGGCTCATCGGTGTCGTCAAGCGCGGCGGCATCCCGGGCGGGCGTTGCTATGGGTATGACGTCGCCGGCACCGCAAAACGGACCGTCAATGAGGGTGAGGCGACGATCGTACGACGGATCTTCCACGAATATTCGGCCGGCAAGAGTCCCCGCAAGATCGTGGCAGATCTCAACCGCGAAGGCGTGCCGGGCCCGCGCGGCGGCCTGTGGCGTGTGTCGACGCTCATCGGCAATCCGAAGCGCCTCAATGGCACGCTCAACAATCCGATCTATCGTGGCCGGCTGACGTTCAACCGGCAAAGCTTCCGGAAAGACCCGGAGACCGGCCGGCGCATCGCGCGCGAGAACCCGGCCGATCTCTGGATCTATGAGGAGCATCCCGATCTCGCGATCGTCGATGTGGACCTCTGGGACGAGGTCCAGCGCCGGCGCGCCAACAATCTGAGGGGCCTGCGCAAGCTGGGCGAGTTCCGCCGGCCGCAGTCGCTCCTGAGCGGCCTGATCCGCTGCCGCGTCTGCGGCGGACCGATGACCAAGGCCGGCGCCTATTATCGCTGCGCCGAGCGGCTCAATTCCGGTGCCTGCAGCAATGGCAATGGTCTCGCCGTCGAGCGCGTCGAGAAGATCACGATCGAGGCGGTGAGGGCCGCCCTCCAAGACCCTATCCTGATCGCGCGCTTTCAGAAGGTGTTTCGCGAGGAGGTGGAGCGCCAGCTGGCGGTGCGCCGCGCCGGCGCCGGGGAGATTAGGAAGAAGCTCGCCGAGCTCGACCGCAAGATCGCCAACCTGACCCGGAGTCTTGAGACGGGCCTGGATTCGCAGGCCGTCAGGGAGCGCCTGCACGACCTCGAATATGACCGCCACCAACTGGCGGCCGAGCTCCCCAACGCCGAGCCAAAGGCGCAGGAGAAGGTGCGGCGGATGATCCCGGAGACCCACAGCCTGGCCGCCGCCATGTCCGCCAACCAGAACCTTGCCGTAGTCCTCGCCGGCAAGGACACAGAGGCGTTGAAATTAAGGGAAGATTTTCGCTCGACGATCGCCGAGATCCGCTCAGGCCCGGTCGACGGCCGCATGACGCTGGAGGTCGATGGAAAAGTTCGGGGTCTCCTGCAGGCTGCAGGAGACCCCGAACACGTACGGCACTGTTGGTTGCGGGAATAG